A DNA window from Mycobacterium sp. IDR2000157661 contains the following coding sequences:
- a CDS encoding LLM class F420-dependent oxidoreductase — protein sequence MKLGLQLGYWGAQPPDNHAELVATAEDAGFDTVFTAEAWGSDAYTPLAWWGRETRRMRLGTSVIQLSARTPTACAMAALTLDHLSGGRHILGLGVSGPQVVEGWYGAKFPKPLARTREYVDILRQVWAREAPVRSDGPHYPLPLTGEGTTGLGKNLKPITHPLRAEIPVMLGAEGPKNVALAAEICDGWLPIFYSPRIADMYNEWLDEGFARPGARRSREDFEICATAQVVVTDDRAGVMELMKPHLALYMGGMGAEDTNFHADVYRRMGYAEVVDDVTKLFRSGSEDGKERAAKVIPDELVDDSAIVGDLAYVQEQIKAWEAAGVTMMVVGARSPEQIRDLAGLV from the coding sequence ATGAAGTTGGGACTTCAACTCGGTTATTGGGGTGCACAGCCACCCGACAACCACGCCGAACTGGTCGCCACCGCGGAGGACGCCGGCTTCGACACCGTGTTCACCGCCGAGGCGTGGGGTTCGGACGCCTACACCCCGCTGGCGTGGTGGGGCCGTGAAACCAGGCGCATGCGCCTGGGCACGTCGGTCATCCAGCTCTCCGCCCGCACCCCCACCGCGTGTGCGATGGCCGCCCTGACACTGGACCACCTCTCCGGCGGGCGCCACATCCTGGGCCTCGGCGTCTCCGGCCCGCAGGTGGTCGAGGGCTGGTACGGCGCGAAGTTCCCGAAGCCCCTCGCCCGCACCCGCGAGTACGTCGACATCCTGCGGCAGGTGTGGGCGCGCGAGGCACCGGTGCGCAGCGACGGCCCGCACTATCCGCTGCCGCTGACCGGCGAGGGCACCACCGGCCTGGGCAAGAACCTCAAGCCGATCACCCATCCGCTGCGCGCCGAGATTCCGGTCATGCTGGGCGCCGAGGGTCCCAAGAACGTCGCACTGGCCGCCGAGATCTGCGACGGCTGGCTGCCCATCTTCTACTCGCCGCGCATCGCCGACATGTACAACGAGTGGCTCGACGAGGGGTTCGCCCGCCCCGGCGCCCGCCGCTCCCGCGAGGACTTCGAGATCTGCGCGACCGCCCAGGTCGTCGTCACCGATGACCGCGCCGGCGTCATGGAGTTGATGAAGCCGCACCTGGCGCTGTACATGGGCGGGATGGGCGCCGAGGACACCAACTTCCACGCCGACGTCTACCGCCGGATGGGCTATGCCGAGGTCGTCGACGACGTGACGAAGCTCTTCCGATCAGGCAGTGAGGACGGCAAAGAGCGAGCGGCCAAGGTCATTCCCGACGAACTGGTCGACGACTCCGCGATCGTCGGTGATCTGGCCTATGTGCAGGAGCAGATCAAGGCGTGGGAGGCCGCGGGCGTGACGATGATGGTCGTCGGCGCCCGGTCGCCGGAGCAGATCCGGGACCTCGCCGGGCTGGTGTAG
- a CDS encoding acetoacetate decarboxylase family protein yields MTQHTIAGTVLTMPVKIRQAEQHMAMFSVDADAAQRLIDYSGLQVCRFLPGRAIVVLMLMHYVDGDLGQYYEYGTNVMVNPPGGRRAPNRSSPRALRDAGAFIHHLPVDQAFTLEAGTKIWGYPKVMSDFTIRDGHTFGFDLTIDDQFVLGMDFSPGLKVPAAFTSRPQAHPTYSYRDGVVRQTVGEMKLSDVRYRLGGARIRLGEHPYAKDLASLGFPKRAMVSSSAGNVEMSFADAQEVQP; encoded by the coding sequence ATGACCCAGCACACCATCGCAGGCACCGTCCTGACCATGCCGGTGAAGATCCGCCAAGCCGAGCAGCACATGGCCATGTTCTCGGTGGACGCCGACGCCGCTCAACGGTTGATCGACTACAGCGGCCTGCAGGTGTGCCGCTTCCTGCCGGGGCGCGCGATCGTCGTGCTGATGCTGATGCACTACGTCGACGGCGACCTCGGCCAGTACTACGAGTACGGCACCAACGTGATGGTGAACCCGCCTGGGGGCCGCCGTGCCCCGAATAGGTCGAGCCCGCGGGCGCTGCGGGATGCGGGCGCGTTCATCCATCATCTGCCCGTGGACCAGGCGTTCACGCTCGAGGCCGGCACGAAGATCTGGGGCTACCCGAAGGTCATGTCGGACTTCACGATTCGTGACGGCCACACCTTCGGATTCGATCTGACGATCGACGACCAGTTCGTGCTCGGCATGGACTTCTCGCCGGGCCTGAAGGTGCCCGCGGCGTTCACCTCCAGGCCGCAGGCGCACCCCACGTACTCCTACCGCGACGGGGTCGTGCGGCAGACGGTCGGCGAGATGAAGCTGTCCGACGTGCGCTACCGGTTGGGCGGTGCCCGCATCCGGTTGGGTGAACATCCCTACGCCAAAGACCTCGCCTCGCTAGGCTTTCCGAAACGCGCGATGGTCTCCAGTTCCGCTGGCAACGTGGAGATGTCGTTCGCCGATGCGCAGGAGGTTCAGCCATGA
- a CDS encoding cytochrome P450, giving the protein MTAMTAAPKPDVDLTDGTFYAGDSRSVYKWMRENEPVFRDRNGLAAAATYAAVIEAERNPELFSNAGGIRPDQPGVEMMIEMDDPQHLLRRKLVNSGFTRKRVKDLEGSISSLCDSLIDNVCERGECDFVWDIAAPLPMAVIGDMLGVRPEDREMFLKWSDDLVGALSSTADPEQFQLTMDAFAAYSEYMTGMIAERKSEPTDDLVSVLVHAEVEGSKLEDHQIVTEVLLLLIGGDETTRHTLSGGTRQLLLHPDQHRRLVDDLALLPNAIEEMLRWTAPVKNMARTVTADTEFHGTALEEGEKMILLFESANFDEAVFESPELFDIERYPNNHLAFGFGTHFCLGNQLARLELSIMQTKLLQRLPDLRLAGDGELPLRPANFVSGLEQMPVVFTPTTPVG; this is encoded by the coding sequence ATGACAGCCATGACAGCGGCGCCCAAGCCCGACGTGGACCTCACCGACGGCACCTTCTACGCCGGTGACTCGCGGTCGGTTTACAAGTGGATGCGCGAGAACGAGCCGGTGTTCCGCGACCGCAACGGCTTGGCCGCCGCCGCCACGTACGCCGCGGTGATCGAGGCCGAGCGCAACCCCGAGTTGTTCTCCAACGCCGGCGGCATCCGGCCGGACCAGCCGGGTGTCGAGATGATGATCGAGATGGACGACCCGCAGCACCTGTTGCGGCGCAAGCTCGTCAACTCCGGTTTCACCCGTAAGCGGGTGAAAGACCTTGAGGGGTCGATCAGTTCGCTGTGTGACTCGCTGATCGACAATGTCTGCGAGCGCGGCGAGTGTGACTTCGTCTGGGACATCGCCGCGCCGCTGCCGATGGCCGTCATCGGTGACATGCTCGGCGTTCGGCCGGAGGACCGCGAGATGTTCCTCAAGTGGTCCGACGATCTGGTCGGGGCACTGAGCAGCACGGCGGACCCCGAGCAGTTCCAGCTGACGATGGATGCCTTCGCCGCCTACAGCGAGTACATGACGGGCATGATCGCGGAGCGCAAGTCCGAACCGACCGATGACCTGGTCAGCGTGCTGGTGCACGCCGAGGTCGAGGGATCCAAGCTCGAGGACCACCAGATCGTCACCGAGGTGCTCCTGCTGCTCATCGGCGGCGACGAGACCACCCGTCACACCCTGTCCGGCGGCACCCGCCAGCTGCTGCTGCATCCGGATCAGCATCGGCGGCTGGTCGACGATCTGGCGCTGTTGCCGAACGCGATCGAGGAGATGCTGCGCTGGACGGCGCCCGTCAAGAACATGGCGCGAACCGTCACCGCCGACACGGAGTTTCACGGCACCGCCCTCGAGGAGGGCGAGAAGATGATCCTGCTGTTCGAGTCGGCGAACTTCGACGAGGCCGTGTTCGAAAGTCCTGAACTCTTCGATATCGAGCGCTATCCGAACAACCACCTCGCGTTCGGTTTCGGCACGCACTTCTGTCTGGGCAACCAGTTGGCCCGCCTGGAGTTGTCGATCATGCAGACCAAATTGCTGCAGCGGCTGCCCGACCTACGGTTGGCCGGCGATGGTGAGCTGCCGCTGCGCCCGGCCAACTTCGTGTCGGGCCTCGAGCAGATGCCCGTCGTGTTCACACCGACAACGCCGGTGGGCTGA
- a CDS encoding crotonase/enoyl-CoA hydratase family protein, giving the protein MSQPEKGPDALIEQRGHTLILTLNRPEARNALSTEMLSIMVEAWDRVDNDPEIRSCILTGAGGYFCAGMDLKAATAKPPGDSFKDGSYDPSRIDGLLKGRRLTKPLIAAVEGPAIAGGTEILQGTDIRIAGESAKFGISEAKWSLYPMGGSAVRLVRQIAYTIACDLLLTGRHITAAEALDYGLIGYVVPDGTALDKALEIADLINNNGPLAVQAILRSIHDTEGMHENDAFKIDTKIGIEVFLSEDAKEGPRAFKEKRAPNFKMR; this is encoded by the coding sequence GTGAGCCAACCCGAGAAGGGTCCCGACGCCCTCATTGAGCAGCGCGGACACACCTTGATCCTGACGCTGAACCGGCCCGAGGCGCGCAACGCCCTTTCCACCGAGATGCTCTCGATCATGGTCGAGGCCTGGGACCGCGTCGACAACGATCCGGAGATCCGGTCGTGCATCCTGACCGGCGCAGGCGGCTACTTCTGCGCGGGCATGGACCTCAAGGCGGCGACAGCCAAACCGCCGGGCGACTCGTTCAAGGACGGCAGCTATGACCCGTCGCGCATCGACGGCCTGCTCAAGGGCCGGCGGCTGACCAAGCCGCTGATCGCCGCCGTGGAGGGTCCCGCCATCGCCGGAGGCACCGAGATCCTGCAGGGCACCGACATCCGCATCGCGGGTGAGAGCGCGAAGTTCGGCATCTCCGAGGCCAAGTGGAGCCTGTACCCGATGGGCGGGTCGGCGGTGCGTCTGGTCCGCCAGATCGCCTACACCATCGCCTGCGACCTGCTGCTGACCGGTCGGCACATCACGGCCGCCGAGGCGCTGGACTACGGGCTGATCGGCTACGTCGTGCCCGACGGGACCGCGCTGGACAAGGCGCTGGAGATCGCCGACCTGATCAACAACAACGGCCCACTGGCCGTGCAGGCGATCCTGCGGTCGATCCACGATACCGAGGGCATGCACGAGAACGACGCCTTCAAGATCGACACGAAGATCGGCATCGAGGTGTTCCTGTCCGAGGACGCCAAGGAGGGCCCGCGGGCGTTCAAGGAGAAGCGGGCGCCCAACTTCAAGATGCGCTGA